GCGAGGCTATTCCTAATTTTACCAATACCTCAACCAATTCGTACGTTAACGCGGTTTGGCAGCATTGTTATACCGGAATTTCGCGTACCAATATTGTTATTGAGCGATTGAAAACAACAACTTTTGATGCTTCGGTAAAACAACCATTAGATGGACAAGCTAAGTTTTTACGTGCTTTGTATTACTTTAAACTGGTGCGTTTATTTGGTGGAGTGCCTTTGTTTTTAAAAGAGGTTACCAGCGCGGATGAAGCATTTCTGCCACGTTCAACAGCTGATCAGGTCTATACGCAGATTATCGCCGATGCTAAAGATGCCATCAGCGAGTTACCTTCCCCGGCCAAATTTCCGCAAACCGGCGAGGCTACCAAAGGCTCGGCAACCATGTTACTGGCCGATGTTTATGTAACCCAAAAGAAATGGGCTGATGCCGAAACGTTGCTTAACACCATGGCAGGTATGGGTTATGGATTGAATGCCAACTATGCCGATGCTTTTACGCCAACTAATAAAAACAGCAAGGAGTCGGTTTTTGATATCCAGTTTTTAGAGGGGACTTTGGTAGGCACTTCGCCAAACCCGCTCACCTTTCACTTTTTGCCGCGTAGTACCAATACATCGGTTATAACCGGCATTGCCATCAACAACAGCTCGACCGGTGGCTGGAATACCCCAACGCAGGATCTCATCAATTCGTACGAGCCTAATGATAAACGTTTAGATGCATCTATCGGTATTGCCGAAGGTACCTACAACGCCAGCGATCTGTTCGCTTACTCGGCCAACAAAAGTATCATAGGTTATACACCGGCCGCGGGTAAAACTGGCGTGCCTTACATCAAAAAATACGTGCATACGCCTATTGCAGCCATAACCGGTTCGAGTGATAATTTTCCGATCTATCGTTATTCGGGTGCTTTACTATTGTTGGCCGAGGCGCAAAACGAACAAGGTAAATCGCCATTAACGCCGCTTAACGCCGTACGTGCACGTGCCGGGTTGGATCCTGTCACCACTGCTGATCAGGCACAGTTAAGGGATATCATCCTGCACGAAAGCCGCGTGGAACTGGCTTTTGAAAACCATCGCTGGCACGATCTGGTACGTACAGGCAGGGCTGTTGACGTAATGAATGCTTTTGGAGCGGCACTGAAAACACAGGTATCATACCTTACACCCGATACTTATAATGTTACCACCAGTAAGTTGCTTTACCCCATCCCGCAAACCGAGATCGACCTGAATCCGGGTGTGATGACCCAAAACCCTGGTTATTAATTTTTCGAGGCAGATGGACAGATGTCCGTCTGCCTTTTTTAAACCGAATAAATATGCTTTCAAAATATAAAATATCTGCATTTGCAGGTGTATTTGCCTTGCAGTTTGCTGCAGTAAGTAATACGCTTGCCCAGCAAAAAGAGCCTGAAACAGTCTTAAATACTCCAGGTCGACCAGCAATGGTAAAAAAAGGTGATTTCGCTATTGCTGTTTTACCCGATACGCAGTACTACCTGGCCCAGGCCCAATTGGGCGGAACCTTTGATATGTTCAAAGCCCAGATCGATTGGATCCAGCAAAATCAACAGAAGGAAAATATAGCCTATGTAGCCCATATGGGCGACATTACCGATCACGGCGATAACCCGATAACCGAACGCTCGGAATGGTACTTGGCCAAAACAGCCCTGTATGGTTTGGAAAACCCGGTAAGCATTCCGTATGGACTTAGCGTAGGTAACCATGATCAGTACCCTGCCCAATATGCGGTAAGGGGTACAACGACCAATTACAACAAATTCTTTGGGGTAAAGCATTTTGAAGGCAGGCCATATTACGGAGGACATTACGGTAGAAATAACGATAGTCATTACGATCTGTTTAGTGCGGGAGGTATGGATTTTATTGCCGTTTTTTTGGAGTTTGATTCGCATAATGAAGATCAGGTTCAGCTTTATGGTTGGGCAAATGAAGTGCTGAAGGAAAACTCGTCGCGCAAGGCCATTATCATTAGCCACTCCATCTTATATTTCAACCCGGTTACCGGCAACAACTCACAACCTGCCCCATTCAATGCCGAGGGCAAAGCCATTTACGAAGCCCTGAAAGGCAACGCCAATATTTTCATGATGCTTTGCGGCCACGTAGGTGATAATGGCGAGGGATATAGGGTTGATACCTACAACGGGCATACCATCAAATCATTTTTGAGCGATTACCAGAGCCGCCCGAATGGAGGCAACGGCTTAATGCGCCTGTACAAATTTTCGGTAGAGGACAATACGTTGAGCGTGCGCACCCTTTCTCCTTATGCCAAACTTGAGGAAACCGATGCCGACAGCCGCTTTACCGTACAATTATTTTAATACAATACATCGATCTATTTAATACAACAATGAAGAAGATTTTGAAAGGCATCATATTGCTTTTACTGGCTGCCACAACTGCCAAAGCGCAGGACAAACATGTCGTTTTGATCAGTATAGATGGGTTCCGCCCTGAATTTTACCTTGATCCATCGTGGGGGATGGTGAACATCCGCCAGGCTATGGCTAAGGGTTCATATGCTGAAGGGGTAAGGGGAAGTTTTCCAACGGTTACTTATCCTTCACATACCACCATCATCAGCGGCGTATTGCCTGCTAAGCATGGTATTTACTATAACACACCAGTTGAACCACTGGGCATAACCGGAAAATGGTTCTGGTACTATAAA
The sequence above is a segment of the Mucilaginibacter celer genome. Coding sequences within it:
- a CDS encoding RagB/SusD family nutrient uptake outer membrane protein; protein product: MMKKIYLLLALIAIGATACKKSYIDLSPEDSYTDVTFYKTPDQFKQAVIAAYAPLRDVLVNDYFTSEMRSDNTIYQPKPSDRGTAYLYREAIPNFTNTSTNSYVNAVWQHCYTGISRTNIVIERLKTTTFDASVKQPLDGQAKFLRALYYFKLVRLFGGVPLFLKEVTSADEAFLPRSTADQVYTQIIADAKDAISELPSPAKFPQTGEATKGSATMLLADVYVTQKKWADAETLLNTMAGMGYGLNANYADAFTPTNKNSKESVFDIQFLEGTLVGTSPNPLTFHFLPRSTNTSVITGIAINNSSTGGWNTPTQDLINSYEPNDKRLDASIGIAEGTYNASDLFAYSANKSIIGYTPAAGKTGVPYIKKYVHTPIAAITGSSDNFPIYRYSGALLLLAEAQNEQGKSPLTPLNAVRARAGLDPVTTADQAQLRDIILHESRVELAFENHRWHDLVRTGRAVDVMNAFGAALKTQVSYLTPDTYNVTTSKLLYPIPQTEIDLNPGVMTQNPGY
- a CDS encoding metallophosphoesterase — protein: MLSKYKISAFAGVFALQFAAVSNTLAQQKEPETVLNTPGRPAMVKKGDFAIAVLPDTQYYLAQAQLGGTFDMFKAQIDWIQQNQQKENIAYVAHMGDITDHGDNPITERSEWYLAKTALYGLENPVSIPYGLSVGNHDQYPAQYAVRGTTTNYNKFFGVKHFEGRPYYGGHYGRNNDSHYDLFSAGGMDFIAVFLEFDSHNEDQVQLYGWANEVLKENSSRKAIIISHSILYFNPVTGNNSQPAPFNAEGKAIYEALKGNANIFMMLCGHVGDNGEGYRVDTYNGHTIKSFLSDYQSRPNGGNGLMRLYKFSVEDNTLSVRTLSPYAKLEETDADSRFTVQLF